Proteins encoded by one window of Fusarium graminearum PH-1 chromosome 1, whole genome shotgun sequence:
- a CDS encoding palmitoyltransferase PFA4, with protein MAGLNDVPFIKGLAVPSVCALIIFLGYASQFLFNYSTTLEPGPPTRRETIIFNGLLLVLWITYYRTVATDPGRYIFKDRVIEAEGQRWCNKCAAPKPPRAHHCRHCARCVPRMDHHCPWTRNCVSMTTFPHFLRFLIYTNMSLWMLGYFLWQRFSKIWEHRRLPAYLGPSFYGLICLSLISIVNFVTTVALGIMLINTVKSWVFNQTMIEGWEQERHEALMDKGPKEWWDIMGPDGEKVRFERLEFPYDIGFFSNMAQAMGTHNVLLWFFPFAGNPTVAKDGNGQGWTWEENGFNRIEGLWPPPDPDKLRRAARGWPAGNRNYAEELRQANMSSSEYKAGFLKRQADDEKRKRHLMAELEEVDDFDMYDDEEYDRELDQGLGWVNSDGDRLRDYGVDEEASEPEGVNDDDDDDDDDDVPLAELIRRRKILKKDGLDD; from the coding sequence ATGGCCGGCCTCAACGACGTGCCCTTCATCAAGGGCCTCGCCGTGCCTTCTGTGTGTGCTCTCATCATATTTCTCGGCTATGCCTCCCAGTTTCTATTCAATTACTCGACCACCCTCGAACCCGGTCCTCCCACACGTCGCGAAACCATCATTTTCAACGgtctcctccttgtcctttggATAACGTACTACCGTACCGTTGCCACCGATCCGGGCCGTTATATCTTTAAAGACCGTGTTATTGAGGCTGAAGGTCAACGATGGTGCAACAAATGCGCGGCCCCCAAGCCTCCTAGGGCGCATCATTGTCGTCACTGTGCAAGATGTGTACCTAGGATGGATCATCACTGTCCCTGGACGAGGAATTGCGTGTCCATGACCACGTTTCCCCATTTCTTGCGCTTCCTGATCTATACAAACATGTCTCTGTGGATGCTGGGTTATTTCTTGTGGCAGCGCTTCTCTAAGATCTGGGAACACCGTCGTCTGCCAGCATACTTGGGCCCCAGTTTCTACGGGCTGATCTGCTTGTCTCTTATTTCCATCGTCAACTTTGTTACCACTGTTGCGTTGGGTATCATGCTCATCAACACTGTCAAGTCATGGGTTTTCAACCAGACCATGATCGAAGGATGGGAACAAGAGCGCCATGAGGCTTTGATGGACAAAGGTCCCAAGGAGTGGTGGGATATCATGGGGCCTGATGGCGAAAAGGTCCGTTTCGAGAGACTCGAGTTTCCATACGACATTGGCTTCTTTTCCAATATGGCACAAGCAATGGGCACTCACAACGTTCTTTTGTGGTTCTTCCCTTTTGCTGGAAACCCCACAGTCGCTAAGGACGGCAATGGCCAAGGCTGGACGTGGGAAGAGAACGGCTTCAACCGCATCGAAGGTCTCTGGCCACCACCGGACCCAGACAAACTTCGTCGAGCCGCACGAGGCTGGCCAGCTGGAAACCGCAACTATGCTGAGGAGTTGCGCCAAGCAAATATGAGCTCCAGCGAGTACAAGGCCGGGTTTCTCAAGCGTCAggccgatgatgagaagcgcAAGAGGCATCTTATGGCGGAACTGGAAGAGGTGGACGATTTCGACATGTATGACGATGAAGAGTACGATCGTGAGCTCGACCAAGGCCTTGGATGGGTCAATTCAGATGGTGATCGACTTCGAGATTATGGGGTTGACGAGGAAGCGTCGGAACCTGAAGGAGttaatgatgatgatgatgatgatgatgatgatgatgtgccACTGGCAGAGCTGAtacgaagaagaaagataCTGAAAAAGGATGGCTTAGACGATTGA
- a CDS encoding myosin-5, with translation MGISRRPKNKGAGAAADGASGGAKPKKATFETTKKKEIGVSDLTLLSKVSNEAINENLKKRFEGREIYTYIGHVLVSVNPFRDLGIYTDDVLQSYMGKNRLEMPPHVFAIAEASYYNMKAYSDNQCVIISGESGAGKTEAAKRIMQYIASVSGGESGDIKQIKDMVLATNPLLESFGNAKTLRNNNSSRFGKYLQIYFNTQGEPVGADITNYLLEKSRVVGQITNERNFHIFYQFAKGASQQYRETFGVQKPETYVYTSRSKCLDVDGIDDLAEFEDTLNAMKVIGLSQPEQDQIFRMLSAILWIGNIQFQEDQGGYAEVTDRSVVDFAAYLMEVTPDQLIKGITIRILTPRNGEVIESPANPAQAQATRDALAMAIYSNLFDWIVERINKSLKARQPTTNTIGILDIYGFEIFEKNSFEQLCINYVNEKLQQIFIQLTLKAEQEEYAREQIQWTPIKYFDNKVVCDLIEQIRPVGIFSAMKDATKTAHADPAACDRTFMQSINGMSHAHLTPRQGNFIIKHYAGDVTYTVEGITDKNKDQLLKGLLALFQHSGNDFVHTLFPRPVDTDNRKQPPSAGDRIRASANALVDTLMKCQPSYIRTIKPNENKSPTEYNGPNVLHQIKYLGLQENVRIRRAGFAYRQDFDKFVDRFFLLSPATSYAGEFTWEGTTEAAVKQILKDTSIPKEEWQMGVTKAFIKAPETLFALEHMRDRYWHNMATRIQRMWRAYLAYRAESATRIQRLWRKKRTGAEFLQLRDQGHQVLGGRKERRRMSLLGSRRFLGDYMGVNASTGPGAQIRNAAGIGSNEKVVFSCRGEILEAKFGRSSKASPRIIVVSNSKFYIIAQMLVNGQPQITVEKSVPLGAIKFIGVSSARDDWFSLGIGSPQEADPLMNCIFKTEMFTQMQRVMPGGFNLKIAETIEYAKKPGKLQQVKVLKDSQVPADYYKSGAVHCQPGEPPSSVSKPTPKGKPVPPRPITRGKLIKPGGPNGRPSRIQGNRAAKPRPGGGARAVPQPPVAVSAAASIPAAVPAPAAATHNALPSHAKAASAAGRAPPPPPPPAAPARPPSPPRVMAKVLYDFAGQRENELSIAAGEIVEIVQKESNGWWLAKNPQTAQQAWVPAAYVEEQAPPAPRAPPAPPRSKPTPPAPPAKRPAAGRKPAELQQRDSGMSLNTPNGSDSRSSTPTPSLGGSLADALLARKNAMQKEKEDDDDW, from the exons ATG GGAATATCGAGACGCCCGAAGAACAAGGGCGCCGGTGCAGCCGCCGATGGCGCAAGCGGAGGCGcgaagcccaagaaggccacCTTTGAGACAAccaaaaagaaggagattggTGTTTCCGATTTGACTCTCCTCAGCAAAGTATCCAACGAAGCCATCAACGAGAATTTGAAGAAGCGTTTCGAGGGGCGAGAGATTTATACCTACATCGGCCATGTGTTGGTCTCTGTTAACCCCTTCCGAGACTTGGGCATCTACACCGACGATGTCCTTCAGAGCTATATGGGCAAGAATCGACTAGAGATGCCTCCCCACGTCTTCGCCATCGCCGAGGCCTCATACTACAACATGAAGGCATACAGCGACAACCAGTGTGTCATTATTTCAGGAGAGTCCGGTGCCGGCAAGACAGAGGCGGCAAAGCGCATTATGCAGTACATTGCTAGTGTGTCTGGTGGAGAATCGGGAGATatcaagcagatcaaggacatggtgCTGGCAACCAACCCCCTACTCGAATCCTTCGGAAACGCAAAAACGCTACGAAACAACAACTCGTCACGATTCGGAAAGTACTTGCAGATTTACTTTAACACACAGGGTGAGCCTGTGGGTGCCGACATCACAAACTACCTCCTCGAAAAATCACGAGTGGTGGGCCAGATCACAAACGAGCGAAACTTCCACATCTTCTACCAATTCGCCAAGGGTGCGTCGCAACAATACCGAGAGACATTTGGTGTTCAAAAGCCCGAGACCTACGTCTACACCAGTCGGTCAAAATGCTTGGACGTCGACGGCATCGACGATCTTGCCGAGTTCGAAGATACACTTAATGCAATGAAGGTTATTGGCCTTTCTCAGCCTGAGCAAGATCAGATCTTCCGCATGTTGTCAGCTATCCTATGGATTGGAAACATTCAGTTCCAAGAAGACCAGGGTGGTTATGCTGAAGTCACAGATAGGTCTGTGGTTGATTTCGCCGCTTATCTGATGGAGGTTACTCCCGATCAGCTTATCAAGGGCATTACAATCCGAATCTTGACACCTCGAAACGGTGAAGTTATCGAATCCCCCGCCAACCCCGCCCAAGCGCAGGCTACTCGGGATGCCCTTGCAATGGCCATCTACAGCAACCTTTTCGACTGGATCGTCGAACGCATCAACAAGTCTCTCAAGGCTCGGcaaccaaccaccaacaccattggTATTCTAGATATTTATGGATTTGAAATATTCGAGAAGAACAGTTTTGAACAGCTGTGCATTAATTATGTCAACGAAAAGTTGCAGCAAATCTTCATCCAGCTCACCCTCAAGGCCGAGCAGGAGGAGTACGCTAGGGAGCAGATCCAATGGACACCTATCAAGTATTTTGATAACAAGGTTGTTTGCGATCTTATTGAGCAGATTCGACCTGTTGGTATCTTCTCCGCCATGAAGGACGCCACCAAGACTGCGCACGCTGATCCTGCTGCTTGCGATCGTACTTTCATGCAGAGTATCAACGGCATGTCCCACGCTCATCTCACTCCACGACAAGGAAACTTTATTATCAAGCATTACGCTGGTGATGTCACATACACTGTTGAAGGTATTACAGATAAGAACAAGGATCAGCTTCTGAAGGGTCTGCTGGCCCTCTTCCAACACAGTGGAAACGACTTCGTTCATACTCTGTTCCCTCGCCCTGTCGACACAGATAACCGAAAGCAGCCTCCCTCTGCAGGTGACCGTATCCGAGCCTCCGCTAATGCCCTTGTTGATACTCTGATGAAGTGCCAGCCTTCTTACATCCGTACCATCAAGCCAAACGAGAACAAGTCGCCAACAGAATACAACGGCCCCAATGTTCTCCATCAGATCAAGTATCTTGGTCTTCAAGAAAACGTTCGCATCAGAAGAGCCGGTTTCGCATACCGTCAGGACTTCGACAAGTTTGTCGACCGATTCTTCCTTCTGTCACCTGCTACTTCCTATGCTGGTGAATTTACCTGGGAGGGCACCACAGAGGCTGCCGTGAAGCAAATTCTTAAGGATACTAGCATTCCCAAAGAAGAATGGCAGATGGGTGTCACAAAGGCGTTTATCAAGGCCCCCGAGACGTTGTTCGCTCTGGAGCACATGCGAGATAGGTACTGGCACAACATGGCTACTCGAATCCAGCGAATGTGGAGGGCTTACCTTGCCTACCGAGCCGAATCTGCTACGCGAATCCAGCGATTATGGCGCAAGAAGCGGACCGGTGCTGAATTTCTCCAGCTTCGTGACCAAGGCCACCAGGTCCTTGGAGGTCGCAAGGAAAGGCGTCGTATGAGTCTGTTGGGCTCTCGACGTTTCCTAGGTGATTATATGGGAGTCAACGCTAGCACTGGCCCTGGTGCCCAGATCCGCAACGCCGCAGGCATTGGCTCAAACGAAAAGGTAGTATTCTCATGCCGTGGTGAGATTTTGGAGGCAAAGTTCGGACGTTCCAGCAAGGCCAGCCCTCGCATCATTGTTGTATCCAACAGCAAATTCTACATCATTGCTCAGATGCTTGTCAACGGCCAGCCGCAAATCACCGTGGAGAAGTCAGTTCCTCTGGGAGCCATCAAATTTATTGGTGTCTCCTCAGCTCGTGATGACTGGTTCTCTCTGGGTATAGGATCACCGCAAGAGGCTGACCCCCTGATGAACTGCATTTTCAAGACCGAAATGTTTACTCAGATGCAGCGAGTGATGCCAGGCggcttcaacctcaagatcgCCGAGACGATTGAGTacgccaagaagcctggcaAGCTGCAACAAGTCAAGGTGCTGAAGGATTCACAAGTCCCAGCCGATTACTACAAGAGTGGTGCAGTGCACTGTCAACCTGGCGAGCCACCAAGCTCGGTCTCGAAGCCCACGCCCAAGGGCAAGCCTGTGCCTCCTCGTCCTATCACTCGCGGTAAGCTGATTAAGCCCGGAGGACCCAATGGCAGACCATCTCGCATTCAAGGCAACCGAGCCGCCAAGCCTCGTCCAGGAGGAGGTGCGCGGGCCGTTCCTCAGCCACCGGTTGCTGTCTCTGCCGCTGCTTCTATTCCTGCTGCTGTTCCAGCTCCAGCTGCTGCCACACACAACGCTCTCCCAAGCCATGCTAAAGCGGCCAGCGCTGCTGGACGAGCACCGCCTCCGCCTCCCCCTCCTGCTGCCCCAGCACGGCCACCAAGCCCACCTAGGGTGATGGCCAAGGTTCTATACGACTTTGCTGGCCAACGAGAGAATGAACTCTCAATCGCCGCGGGTGAGATAGTCGAGATTGTGCAGAAGGAGAGCAATG GATGGTGGTTGGCCAAGAACCCCCAGACCGCACAGCAGGCTTGGGTTCCTGCAGCATATGTTGAGGAACAAGCCCCCCCAGCTCCCCgagctcctccagctcctccacGCTCCAAGCCGACACCTCCTGCACCTCCGGCTAAGCGTCCTGCTGCCGGCCGTAAGCCGGCCGAGCTCCAGCAGCGTGATTCTGGCATGAGCCTCAACACGCCCAACGGATCCGATAGCCGCAGCAGCACCCCTACACCTAGCCTAGGTGGTAGTTTGGCTGACGCTCTCCTAGCCAGGAAGAACGCCATGcaaaaggagaaggaagacgacgatgactgGTAG
- a CDS encoding FK506-binding protein, with protein sequence MKAALFLSALASTAVGVVAEELKIDVTLPVICERKTQKGDGVHMHYRGTLKDSGKQFDASYDRGTPLSFKVGAGQVIKGWDEGLLDMCIGEKRVLTIPPEFGYGQRAIGPIPAGSTLVFETELVGIDGVPKPEKIETKVVEGAESAAEAISEATEAAATASQKVAGKVAEAIVDAAKAAKTIIADTDDAPEHEEL encoded by the exons ATGAAGGCtgctctcttcctttccgCTCTCGCCTCAACCGCCGTTGgcgttgttgctgaggagctcaagatcgATGTGACTCTTCCCGTTATTTGCGAACGCAAGACACAGAAGGGAGACGGGGTTCACATGCACTACCGTGGTACCCTCAAGGACTCGGGCAAGCAGTTCGATGCTA GCTACGATCGCGGTACTCCCCTTTCCTTCAAGGTCGGTGCTGGCCAGGTTATCAAGGG GTGGGACGagggtcttcttgacatGTGCATTGGTGAGAAGCG AGTCCTGACCATCCCCCCTGAGTTCGGCTACGGCCAGCGAGCCATTGGCCCTATCCCCGCCGGCTCAACCCTAG TTTTCGAGACAGAGCTCGTCGGAATTGACGGCGTCCCCAAACCCGAGAAgatcgagaccaaggttgtcgaAGGCGCCGAGTCTGCCGCCGAGGCCATCAGCGAGGCTACCGAGGCTGCTGCGACAGCTTCCCAGAAGGTTGCCGGCAAGGTTGCTGAGGCCATCGTCGATGCTGCTaaggctgccaagaccaTCATTGCTGATACCGATGACGCTCCTGAGCACGAGGAGCTGTAA